A segment of the Halovivax limisalsi genome:
CCGTACCCGACGACGGAATCGTCCGTTCGGACGACGTTCTCGACGTCGACCCGCCCGCCGTCCGTCGTGAGGGAGACGAGCGCCGCGGGCGGTTCCGCGACGTCGAACTCGAACCGGAGCACCGTATCGGCGATCAGCGCCTGCTTGCGCTCGATCGCGGTGATCGCGTGGCCGATGACCGTGCCCAGTCGCGAGAGGATGTCCGTCTCGGGTCGGCTGAACGCCTCCGGAGCGGCCGAGTAGACGTTCAGGAGGCCGTAGAGCACCGACTCGTACCGGATGGGGATCGACGCGCTGGAGCGATAGCCGCGTTCGATCGCCTCCGCCCGCCACGGTTCGTACGCTGGATCCGTCTGGGCGTTCTGGACGGTCTGTACCGCCATGGTGCGGGCGGCCCGTCCGGCGGGTCCCTTGGCCGTCTCGCCCTCGGTGGCCGTGATCGTGACCTCGTCCAGATAGCCGTCCTCGACCCCGGCTGCGACGCGCGGGGTGATCCTGTCGTTCGCCCCGTTTACCTCGCCGATCCAGGCGAAGCGATAGGCGTCCGACTCGACGAGGCGGTCACAGACCGCCCGCTCCAGCTCCTCGCGGGTCGAGGTCGTGATCACGGCGTGGGTAACGTCCTGGCCGATCTCGTTGAGGCGATTGAGCGTCTCGAGCTGGGACCGGCGTCGAGCCCGCTCTCGGTCCTGCCGCGTTCGTTCGATGGCGTAGCGGATCGTCCGGACGAGCAGTTCGCTCGTCACCTTGTCTTTGACCAGGTAGTCCTGCGCGCCGCGCTCGATCGCGCAAACGGCGATCTCCTCGTCGGAGTTGCCGGTGAGCACGACGATCGGGACGAACTCGACCGCGTCCGCGACCGCGGTCACCGTTTCGAGGCCGGTCGACCCGGGCAGCCCCAGGTCGAGGAGGACGACGTCGGCGTCGGGTGCGCGATCGAGGCCGTCGTCGAGGGTCGGCTCGTGGCGAACGCGGGCGTCGACCACGTCGGCCGATTCCGCCTCGGATCGCACGAGGGGGCGAGTCGCCGCTCGAAGCAGTTCCTCGATGAGTCTGGCGTCACCGGGATTGTCTTCGATCAGGAGGACGTCGAGTGTCGCGTCGGCGGTCATGGGAGGGTGCTCGACGAGCGGACGAACGAACCGTCGGTGACCATTTCCGCCGGACGGTAATAGGCGACTCGGTCTCGATCACTCGGGTCCGACGGCCCGCGACGGTTCAGGCGTCCTGACCGTCGAGCCAGGCATCTTTACACGTCTCGTCGCAGAACGGGTGCAGCGTTACCGAGCCGTCGATCCGGTCCGTCGCGATGGGGTACCAGTCGCTCGTGTCGATCACCGACCCGCACCGGGTGCATACTTCGTACTCCTGGCGTGTGCTGGTGTCCGCTCGCTCCGTCCGTTCAGACATCGGCGCCACCCTCGCGGTCGTCCGTCCACCCGAGCAGGACGTGGCGGCCGGTCGGAGCGGTCCGTCGCGGGGTCGGTCGGCGACCGGTCGGCTCCCGAGCGGTGGATCGACCCATCTCAGGCGCGGGCACTCCGCCCCGTCGGCGTCACGACGACCTCGCCGTCACCGTGGACGACGACCTCGCAGCCGGCCATCGTAAACCGGAGCTCGCCGTTCGTCTGGCCCGTTCCGGTCGAGAAGAGCGCGTCGAGCGCGTCCGGATCGAGCACGTCGTAGAGCGGCGTCATCTCGAGGGGATCGGCGTCGGTCGCCGCTGCCACTTCCTCGATGACTCGCTCGCTCACTGGGGCGTCGTAGTCGGTCGTCGGGGTCGTCGCGGTGAGTCCGGTCTGTTGATCCATGACTCGTGGAACGGTGACGATTCGGATAGGCGCTGTGACGACACCCGTAGGGATGCGAAGGAGTGACACACCTATTCACGTTGGTCCACGTCGACCGCGCCGAGGCGGCCGCCGTCGAAGAGGCGGCGGCACAGCTTTCGCTCGGCCGTCCTGAGGTGGCCGTTGAAGGTCGGTTGCGTGATGTCGAGCGAGGCGGCGACCTCCTCGCCCGTCCGCTCGCGCGGCCACTCGAAGTAGCCGCTGCGGTAGGCCGTTCGGAGCGTCTCCAGTTGTCGCTCGGTGAGTTCGTCCGTGAGCGCGTCTTCGAACGTCTCCCGGGACCGGTCCAGCCGATCCCTGTCGCGGCGGGCGACGAGTTCCGTTCCCGGATGGATCGCGTCGAGTCGATCGACGAACGCCCTGACGTCCGTCGTGTCGGGCAACTCGGCGACGACGTCCGCGGTCTCGGCCGTCACCTCGATCGATCGGGCGATCGCGCCGCACTCGACGAGGGTCCAGGGAATCGTCGGTCCCGTGACCGTCAGCTCGAAGCGACCGGCCGCCGGGTCGCCGCCGTCCTCCCCGACGCGTGCGAGCGTTTTGACGTTCGGGAGGTCGTCGGCGACGGGCCGGAGGTCGGTCTCGTCGACGCCGTCGATGTAGACGTAGACCCGGGCGCTGCCGTCGGTCTGGGGGACGATCCCGTCGTACTCGATCGCGCAGTTCGCTCGCCGGGCGAGCCGGCCGAGCAGGTCGTCGGGGTCCGTCATCGCCAACCTGAGCTCGACGATGCTGTCCGTCAACAGCGCCTGGCGCGTCTCGGCCGCGTTGATGGCGTTCGCGATCGTATCGCCCAGCTCCTCGAACGTCGTCGCCGTCTCGTCGTCGATCGCCCCGGGATCCGACCCGAAGACGGTCAACACGCCGTAGGAGAGGTCGTTGTACGTGAGCGGGACGCTGACGACCGACTGGAGCCCGGCCGAGAGTGCGGCCGTTCGCCACGCCGCGCCGCGTAAGTCCGCGGCGACGTTCGCCTCGACGGTCGCGCGGCCCGTCGCGCCGGTCGTGACGCCCGGCGGGCCGTCCCCGTCGTCGATCGAGAGCGAGATGGCGTCGAGGTAGCCCTGATCCTCGCCGGCCCACGACCGCGGGCGGAGGACGTCGCCCGCCGCTTCGCCGACCCAGGCGAACGCGAACCGCTCGTCGCTCGTGAGGCGCTCGCAGACGGCGTCCTCGATGGCCTCGCGCGTCGTCGCCTGGACGAGCACCTGATCGATGTCGCGGATGATCTCGTTCATCCGGTTGACCGCCTGGAGTTGCGCGTTCCGCTCCGTGAGTTCGCGCTCGTGTTCGAGCAGGGATTCCTCGCGCTCGACGCGTTCGAGCGCGGCTTCGGCCGTCGCCGCCAGGTGATCCGCGGTCCGTTCGGTCTGCTGGTCGATCGCGTCCGCCTCGGCGGAGACGGCGACGACGACGCCGTGGTCGCCCAGCGGGATCCAGACGCCGCTTCGGATGACCGAACTCGCGCTCTCGATCGCCGGGTCGTCGTTCGGCGTCGGGAGCGACAGCGATTCGCCCGTGATGAACGCCCGCCACGTCGTCGAATCGTCGTCGGGACCGTACGTCGGGACGTCGCCGAAGATCGCTTCGGTCGCCGGCGTCGTCGCCGCGGGCCGAAGCTCGTTCGCCGCCTCGTCGAAGAGGTAGACCACGATGCCGGCGACGTCGAGGACGTCGGCGGCGGCGTCGACCGTGAGCCGGCCCACCTCGTCTTTCGATTCGGCCTGGATGAGCGCCCGGCTCGCGTCGTGGAGCGCCCGCTGGGTGCGTTCGAACTTCTTGCGCTCGATCGCGTGGCGGATCGACCGGCCGAGCAACTTCGGGGTCAGTTCGTTTTTGACCAGGTACTCCTGTGCGCCCTGCTGGACGGCCTCGACGCCGACGCGCTCGTCGTCGAGCCCAGTCAGGACCACGATCGGCAGCTCGCGAGTCTCCGCGAGGACGGCCTCGAGCGTCTCGATCCCCCTCGAATCGGGCAATCCGAGATCGAGCAGCACGACGTCGATCGACGCGTCGTCCAGTCGGTCCAGCCCCGCGGCCAGTCGATCAGCGTGCTGGAGGTCGACGCCGCTGTCGGCCGTCCGCTCGAGCGATCCCGGAACCGGTCCCGTCGCGTCGGTGAGCAACTCCTCGATGAGTCTGACGTCGCCGGGGTTGTCCTCGATCAGCAGGATGTCGCGCTCGGCCCCGCTCATCGTGGCCGATGCGTTAGCGGGACCGTTTTCGGTGACGCATCGAGACGACCTGTCCGACGAGTGCTCGACGGGGCGTCGGTCGCGGACCGCGTGCGGTCCCGTTGCAGACGAGTCGGACGCCGTCCGCTCGGAGACGAACCAGTTTCCATCGTCAGGAGTGAATGGGACGGGAGGGGAAAAGCGCTCCTGACTGATCTCCGCTCGTCAGTCCCGCCCCACTCGATACGCCGATTCGATCGATAGCTGCCCGACTACCGGGCCGAAGTGCGGCATTTCGGGGTCGTTATTCGGGGCGC
Coding sequences within it:
- a CDS encoding bacterio-opsin activator domain-containing protein, whose product is MTADATLDVLLIEDNPGDARLIEELLRAATRPLVRSEAESADVVDARVRHEPTLDDGLDRAPDADVVLLDLGLPGSTGLETVTAVADAVEFVPIVVLTGNSDEEIAVCAIERGAQDYLVKDKVTSELLVRTIRYAIERTRQDRERARRRSQLETLNRLNEIGQDVTHAVITTSTREELERAVCDRLVESDAYRFAWIGEVNGANDRITPRVAAGVEDGYLDEVTITATEGETAKGPAGRAARTMAVQTVQNAQTDPAYEPWRAEAIERGYRSSASIPIRYESVLYGLLNVYSAAPEAFSRPETDILSRLGTVIGHAITAIERKQALIADTVLRFEFDVAEPPAALVSLTTDGGRVDVENVVRTDDSVVGYGRTRDVSPSAVRDAAESTALVDDVRVLADGEDGCEFEATSTAAAELVDAVGTHGGRVTGATVEGGSLQFAVEFPPGRDKRQLRDLVRRHCPGARTRAQRTVEQTDDISALRSIVRNALTAKQRVALETAFAAGLYDWPRKTTGQELADRLDIAPATFNQRLRAAERRVFESLFSTEGGEPTDTTT
- a CDS encoding DUF7576 family protein, producing the protein MSERTERADTSTRQEYEVCTRCGSVIDTSDWYPIATDRIDGSVTLHPFCDETCKDAWLDGQDA
- a CDS encoding HalOD1 output domain-containing protein, translated to MDQQTGLTATTPTTDYDAPVSERVIEEVAAATDADPLEMTPLYDVLDPDALDALFSTGTGQTNGELRFTMAGCEVVVHGDGEVVVTPTGRSARA
- a CDS encoding bacterio-opsin activator domain-containing protein, which translates into the protein MSGAERDILLIEDNPGDVRLIEELLTDATGPVPGSLERTADSGVDLQHADRLAAGLDRLDDASIDVVLLDLGLPDSRGIETLEAVLAETRELPIVVLTGLDDERVGVEAVQQGAQEYLVKNELTPKLLGRSIRHAIERKKFERTQRALHDASRALIQAESKDEVGRLTVDAAADVLDVAGIVVYLFDEAANELRPAATTPATEAIFGDVPTYGPDDDSTTWRAFITGESLSLPTPNDDPAIESASSVIRSGVWIPLGDHGVVVAVSAEADAIDQQTERTADHLAATAEAALERVEREESLLEHERELTERNAQLQAVNRMNEIIRDIDQVLVQATTREAIEDAVCERLTSDERFAFAWVGEAAGDVLRPRSWAGEDQGYLDAISLSIDDGDGPPGVTTGATGRATVEANVAADLRGAAWRTAALSAGLQSVVSVPLTYNDLSYGVLTVFGSDPGAIDDETATTFEELGDTIANAINAAETRQALLTDSIVELRLAMTDPDDLLGRLARRANCAIEYDGIVPQTDGSARVYVYIDGVDETDLRPVADDLPNVKTLARVGEDGGDPAAGRFELTVTGPTIPWTLVECGAIARSIEVTAETADVVAELPDTTDVRAFVDRLDAIHPGTELVARRDRDRLDRSRETFEDALTDELTERQLETLRTAYRSGYFEWPRERTGEEVAASLDITQPTFNGHLRTAERKLCRRLFDGGRLGAVDVDQRE